A window of the Brassica napus cultivar Da-Ae chromosome A2, Da-Ae, whole genome shotgun sequence genome harbors these coding sequences:
- the LOC125580506 gene encoding F-box protein At3g28330-like has translation MPLMEKPDNREMDLLTDGLPPIPILLTKIPKISGTESLLEDLYAIILAKLPLTSIITFKRVCKQWKSLVESPFCRDLYLSMHQNSYYSSWSFMCRGYETETMAHYGSDNWCLTRSLGSYISSFLAEKFENREGRVVAYTDVGLILIYVVTNQSFYVANPVSRQCVEILPHNHAMERFWILGIVTRTEDEVVLGYKVVLLEKKKNFTSFLIYSSETGSWSLETVSFPFTFIAQEFNNPISLNGKLHWLAHNPEYKDFLVSFDFYPSGDKGSDRCRVTPFPDLDKTTKFKRACTTCQGFLMYINIVSVAEVDKLCVWRLKSEGWQLVSEISTDIVTAGFDYIPLGMNPFDDKLVYFWRGNMEGQDLLSINLHIGEFMVHEELERSSDGRVLSSVGGPREIEYIKETFYSSFVLPRWLHPFPN, from the coding sequence ATGCCATTGATGGAGAAACCAGACAATAGGGAGATGGATTTGCTCACAGATGGATTACCACCAATCCCTATCCTATTGACGAAGATACCAAAGATCAGTGGAACGGAATCGCTGCTAGAGGATCTGTATGCGATTATACTAGCCAAGTTACCACTAACGAGCATAATCACTTTCAAACGGGTTTGCAAGCAATGGAAATCACTCGTTGAGTCTCCTTTTTGCCGCGATCTTTATCTGTCTATGCACCAAAACTCGTATTATTCTTCTTGGTCGTTCATGTGTAGAGGTTACGAGACAGAAACCATGGCTCACTACGGATCCGATAACTGGTGTCTTACCCGTTCTCTCGGTTCTTACATCTCGTCTTTTCTAGCCGAAAAGTTCGAGAACCGAGAAGGTAGAGTCGTGGCTTACACCGATGTTGGATTGATATTGATTTACGTAGTCACGAACCAATCTTTCTACGTGGCTAATCCTGTCTCAAGGCAATGCGTAGAGATCCTGCCTCATAATCATGCAAtggaacgtttttggatattgGGGATTGTGACTCGAACTGAGGACGAAGTCGTTTTGGGTTACAAAGTTGTTTtgttagagaagaagaagaactttaCTAGTTTCTTGATATATTCATCTGAGACCGGCTCGTGGAGTCTTGAAACTGTTAGTTTTCCTTTCACTTTCATCGCTCAGGAATTTAACAATCCCATTAGCCTGAACGGAAAGCTTCACTGGCTCGCTCACAATCCGGAGTATAAAGATTTTCTTGTATCCTTCGATTTCTACCCTAGTGGAGACAAGGGTTCTGATCGATGTCGTGTTACACCTTTCCCTGACTTAGACAAAACAACTAAATTCAAAAGAGCTTGCACAACTTGTCAAGGGTTTCTCATGTATATTAACATAGTCTCTGTAGCCGAAGTTGATAAGCTGTGTGTATGGAGGCTAAAGAGCGAAGGATGGCAACTAGTATCTGAAATCTCTACTGATATTGTAACGGCTGGTTTTGATTATATTCCGTTGGGGATGAATCCTTTTGATGATAAACTAGTGTACTTTTGGAGGGGAAACATGGAGGGCCAAGATTTGTTGTCTATTAACTTACACATTGGGGAGTTTATGGTCCACGAAGAGTTGGAACGTAGCAGCGACGGTCGCGTTCTGAGTTCCGTTGGTGGTCCGAGAGAGATAGAATACATAAAGGAAACATTTTATTCCTCGTTCGTTCTCCCGAGGTGGCTGCATCCTTTCCCGAACTAG